Below is a window of Lacrimispora xylanolytica DNA.
CATGACCATCTGGGAGACTGTTTTAAATTTCCCCCATTGGCTTGCCGCAATCACTACGCCGTTGTCAGAAGCCACCAGACGGAAACCGCTGATAATAAATTCACGGCTTATAATAACGATAACGATCCAGGCTGAAAGCTGATTCAATGCGGTAAAACAAATCAGGCCAGAACAGACCAAAAGCTTATCTGCCAACGGGTCCATAAACTTTCCGAAATTTGTTACCAGTCCATATTTTCTCGCAATCATTCCATCTAACATATCCGTAAAGCTTGCAATCACAAATATGGCCGCCGCAATCCAGCGGTAAGTAACATTCGTGCCACCCTCTAACAGAAGAAATAAAACAAAAAACGGAATCATGATAACCCTTAAAATCGTAAGCTTATTCGGTAAATTCATCTTCCAACTCTCCCATCAAATCATATTCCATAGCTCCGGTAACCCGAACCCTGGCAAAATCACCTGACATCAGTTCTACACCGGTCTGGACAAATATCATACCATCCACACCAGGTCCATCCATATAAGTACGTCCCACATAAGCATTTTC
It encodes the following:
- the pgsA gene encoding CDP-diacylglycerol--glycerol-3-phosphate 3-phosphatidyltransferase; the encoded protein is MNLPNKLTILRVIMIPFFVLFLLLEGGTNVTYRWIAAAIFVIASFTDMLDGMIARKYGLVTNFGKFMDPLADKLLVCSGLICFTALNQLSAWIVIVIISREFIISGFRLVASDNGVVIAASQWGKFKTVSQMVMSVLLIVNIPLLSPVTAVFIWLATILTIVSLVDYIVKNYKVLTEGSM